The window gctagaaaagtaggtgcctctttgatttctgagatcggccctcgtggtctatgagcagcccagcttttgagaaagcgagcgcctcttcgattgattcggagaacgatgcctcatcgatttttgagaaagcaatcatgctgggggtctggctctcgagattcggggagcagtgtctcttcgatttttgagaaagtaatcatgttgggagtctggctctcgagattcggagagcggtgcctctttgattttggagcaagcaatcttgttgggagtgttttctcgaatgtgagtaaaggttgggcatgtttgctagtctaccttgccacgaagcacagaggttgacacacagggactttccaattatccagcaatggtactgttcctttaccctctcttcgatttttaagaaaatagtcatgttgggagtctggctctttagattcggaggacggtgcatcttcgattttggagcaagcaatcttattgggagtgttttctcgaatgtgagtaaaggttgggcatgtttgctagtctaccttgccacgaagcacagaggttgacacacagggactttccaattatccagcagtggtactgttcctttacccttgtgggtaataatatggtagctagaccttcaaaaatttatgggtctaaactttgttagtgctgtttctttgctattcttttacccttcttggtcagagcgatgtagtgggagctgcaagcttcacgtgctcaactttggcagagaactttggcaaagttatctgtggtacccatgagctattgttgcgtgtgggaaatgggtgattgaacagtaagattcatgtgttttctacttcctcagaagtctttgacagaatgcccataatttccgcaaagctgagtgtgcgtgtgacaggtgctgacaaggttggaaaagtaggtgcttcttcgatttctgagatcggccctcgtggtctctggggagcccagcttttgagaaagcgagcgcctcttcgatttctgagatcggccttcgtggtctttgagcagcccaacttttgagaaagcaaacacctcttcgatttctgagatcaaccctcgtgatctctaagtagcccaacttttgagaaagcaaacgcctcttcgatttctgagcaggcgcctcttcgatttctgaagctccgtcgagtgcagatttttataggggctatcattaagttccaaagcacacttgaatctccaccagtagaagcttcattcttgcacttctaagatcttgatttgtccgacctcttctctcttcaacacctttgaaaatgtctggcccctccgaccgtcgttttgacttgaaccttgttgaagaggcagccccgccttctccagacaacatatggcgcccatccttcgtctcccctactggtcctcttaccgttggggattccgtgatgaagaatgatatgaccgctgcggtggtggccaggaaccttctcactcccaaagataacagactactttccaaacggtctgatgagttagctgttaaggattcgctggctctcagtgttcagtgtgcaggttctgtgtctaatatggcccaacgcctatttgctcgaacccgccaagttgaatcattggcggctgaagtgatgagtctcaaacaggagattagagggctcaagcatgagaataaacagttgcaccggctcgcacatgactatgctacaaacatgaagaggaagcttgaccagatgaaggaaactgatggtcaggttttacttgatcatcagagatttgtgggtttgttccaaaggcatttattgccttcgtcttctggggctgtaccgcgtaatgaagctccaaatgatcaacctctgatgcctcctccttctagggttctgtccagtactgaggctccaaatgatccccctccggtgccttctctttctggggctctaccgactgctgagacttctcctaagcaacctttgtgaaggctccctcttgtgtgtttattttgactcatgtatatgtacatatttgtagcttatcgggaatatcaataaataagctttccttcatttcaacgtattgtgttaaatacaccaaagccttcttcgctaagttctttgaattttcttttgttgaagcttgtatgttgaagcttgtatgttgaagctttctgagtggagcatgtaggttggggtagtgttcccttaatttcccgagtgaggaaaacttctcggttggagacttggaaaatccaagtcactgagtgggatcggctatatgaatcttagaacgccattgtgctcgatcctgtgtcatgtccttcgttagatccaagtactctaagtcttttcttagagtctcttccaaagttttcctaggtcttcctctaccccttcggccctgaacctctgtcccatagtcgcatcttctaatcggagcgtcagtaggccttctttgcacatgtccaaaccaccgtaaccgattttctctcatctttccttcaatttcggctactcctactttaccccggatatcctcattcctaatcttatcctttctcgtgtgcccacacatccaacgaagcatcctcatctccgctacacccattttgtgtacgtgttgatgtttcaccgcccaacattctgtgccatacagcatcgccggccttattgccgtcctataaaattttcccttgagcttcagtggcatacggcggtcacacaacacgccggatgcagtcttccacttcatccatccagcttgtattctatggttgagatctccatctaattctccgttcttttgcaagatagatcctaggtaacgaaaacggtcgctctttggtatttcttgatctccgatcctcacccctaactcgttttggcctccatttgcactgaacttgcactccatatattctgtctttgatcggcttaggcgaagacctttagattccaacacttctctccaaaggttaagctttgcatttaccccttcctgagtttcatctatcaacactatatcgtctgcgaaaagcatacaccaaggaatatcatcttgaatatgtcctgttaactcatccattaccaacgcaaaaaggtaaggacttaaggatgagccttgatgtaatcctacagttatgggaaagctttcggtttgtccttcatgagttcttacggcagtctttgctccttcatacatatcctttatagcttggatatatgctactcgtactcctttcttctctaaaatcctccaaagaatgtctcttgggaccctatcatacgctttttccaaatctataaagaccatgtgtaaatcctttttcccatctctatatctttccatcaatcttcgtaagagatagattgcctccatggttgagcgccctggcatgaacccgaattggttgtccgaaacccgtgtctcttgcctcaatctatgctcaatgactctctcccagagcttcattgtatgactcattagcttaatacccctatagttcatgcaattttgtacgtcacccttattcttgtagataggcaccaaagtgctcgttcgccactcatttggcatcttcttcgttttcaaaatcctattgaaaaggtcagtgagccatgttatacctgtctctcccaaaagtttccacacttcgattggtatatcgtctgggcctattgcttttttatgtttcatcttcttcaaagctacaaccacttcttccttccggattcgacgataaaaagagtagtttctacactcttctgagttactcaactcccctaaagaatcactcatttcatgtccttcattgaaaagattatgaaaataacctctccatctgtctttaaccgcgttctctgtagcaagaacctttccatcctcatccttgatgcacctcacttggtttaggtcccttgtcttcttttcccttgctctagatagtttatagatatccaactctccttctttggtatctagtcgtttatacatatcgtcgtaagccgctaacttagcttctctgacagctttcttcgcctcttgcttcgcttttctatacctttcaccattttcatcggtcctctccttgtataaggctttacaacattccttcttagccttcacctttgtttgtacctcctcattccaccaccaagattccttttggtgtggggcaaagcccttggactctcctaatacctcttttgctacttttcggatacaactagccatggaatcccacatttggctagcttccccctctctatcccacacacattgggtgattaccttctctttgaaaatgacttgtttttcttcttttagattccaccatctagtccttgggcacttccaagtattgttcttttgtcttactcttttgatatgtacatccatcaccaacaagcgatgttgattagccacgctctctcctggtataactttgcaatccttacaagttatacgatcccctttcctcattagaagaaaatctatttgtgtttttgacgacccactcttgtaggtgatcacatgttcttctctcttcttaaagaaggtgttggctaagaagagatcatatgccattgcaaaatccaagatagcttccccatcctcgtttctctccccaaaaccatggccaccatgaaaacctccatagttgcctgtctccctgcccacgtgtccatttaaatctcctcctataaataacttctccgtctgagcaattccttgcaccaagtctccaagatcttcccaaaatttctccttcgaactcgtatccaaccctacttgaggtgcgtacgcactaatcacattgataagttcttgtcctattacaatcttgattgccatgattctatctcctaccctcttgacatctacaacatcttgtaccaaggtcttgtccacgatgatgccaacaccgtttctcgttctatttgtgcccgaataccaaagtttaaaccctgagttttctagatcctttgccttactaccaacccacttagtttcttgtaggcacataatatttatccttctcctcaccataacttccactacttccatagattttcccgttaaggttcctatattccacgttcctaaacgcattttgctctcttgaactctacccttctgtcctagcttcttcaccctcccctgtctaataggatcaaagtacttcttttgtgtgtcccgggtaaagttgataggagcatatgctcccaaacaactttgagtggagtcgttcgaaaagaagtttctatggcccccttgctcattgaGCTACAAGCAACCGCTCTAACAGAAATTACAAAGAagtttctagatcctttgccttactaccaacccccttgctcatttgtaggcacataatattttcTGGGGATGGGTAGGGTGAAATTGATACAATGTAGTCATTTCCAATTTCCTGTGTGTTTTTGCACCTCATATTTGTTGAAGTTACCATCTGTTTATTTGAAACATGATTTAGTAACAAATTGTTTCCATTTCTTGAAACGAAAGAGAAAGTAAACAGTTATAATTTATTTCAGGTTGTCTTATATTGCTATATCGTGTCTCTCATTACTACATCGTTTGGATAAAATCAGTGTGGAGAAGGCCGTGAACTATAGTGTAACTTGTAAAAATCATGTTGGTGGATTTGGATGCACACCTGGTGGGAAGTCTCATGCAGGTCAAAGTATGTTACTTACCATATAGTATGCGTATGAAGCCTTAGTTTCTGATTTGTTGTTTCCTTTTTTCACTCTTCAATGGAAATAGTAGTCATCCTTGCATTGCATCTCTTTTGAATGGAACTGATCTTCACTGTAACTTACGGGGTCCTGAGAAGGCAATGCCAGAATAACTGATCTTTGATGAAATATCAGTCAAACTCCCATGTGTAAGGAAATATTCTTAATCTTGCTTAAACGATCCACATTTGATCCGGGAATGGCATATTTATTCAGTTATACTATCTGGATGACAAAATTAGACTCATTTAAACTTTGTTCTGCCCGTGTCGACTGCAGTTTTCTGTTGTGTGGGTGCTCTTGCTATTATGGGGTCTCTTCATCGTATTGATAAGACCTTCTTGGGTGGTGGTTATGTCAGCAGCAAGTTAATTCTGGAGACATTCTTAACAAAGCAAAAGTTAAACCTGGCGGCCTTAATGGCCGTCCAGAAAAAATTCATgatgttgggttttttttgttttgttttgttttgtttttttttaaattgaaacaattttgcTTCAGTTAGCATTCTTGTACACTTCCTTACTGCATTTACACTTTGTTTCAGATCTGGTACTCATGGTGGGTTCTTTCTAGTTTGGTCATCATTGACAGAGTTCATTGGATTGGTAAGGAAAAGCTTGTCAAGTTCGTTTTAGACTGCCAGGTTAGGTTACCCTAACAAGCTATATGTACATTTGGGTTATCCCTGTTATCTTATTTCCAGAATGCAATGCTATTCGTGCAACTACTGATTTATCTGAGATGTTGTGGCTAATATCATTGAATATTGCAGGACATTGAAAATGGAGGAATTTCTGACAGACCAGATGACACTGTTGATGTCTACCATACATACTTTGCTGTAGCTGGTATATAAGCTTTGGCGTTACCTTTGTTTGTTTTCCTCATTTCTTCGCCTAATTATTTGTCATCTTTTAAGCTCTAACCTTTCTGGACGTTATAGTTGATGGGTGGTTGGAGCTTCAGAGTTTCCAACTTCATCCAAAAGAGTTGCTAGGATCTGCTTATGACtgggataaaatttcaaatgattACATGAGATGATTTATGTTCTTCGTGGAGTCTCATTCTTCCACGGTATTGATTAATTAAGGTTGATGCAGGATTTTCCCTTCTTCAATATCCCGGGGTGAAAGCCATAGATCCAGCTTATGCTTTACCAGTTGATGTTGTGAATAGGATTACCTTGGGCAAATAAAGGTTTGTTCTTGCTGCAATTGAATACCTTTTTGCTCTCTTATAATGTCACAATTGCTAGTCCCTATTGTGTTTAGTTTGATGGCTCAATTCAGCTACTTTAAAAAACAATGTACCGCGTTTTACATAATTCAGCTACTTTATGTTTTGCAATACCCCCAGAAACTAGACTTCGATCCCACTTTCTTCCCCGAAACTCAAATTTCACCACTTTACACCTTGGAACTTAATTTTTGTTCCACTTTGCTATTTTCCGTCAAAATACCACTCTCGTCTTTTCTCAAAACCTTTATATACCCGAGCACGAGCCTGCCCTTTTTTCTACTTAAAAGaccctactctctctctctctcttagaaAGAAACAGGATACCGTGTTGGAAGTTTAGATAGACGGGCCTGGAGGGACACCGATACTGTTTCCAACTTGGTACTTACCACCTGCCCAATCCGTCAGatgtgaggttttatcacaaaagaccttggtattagttagagtggggtaatcatatttaaacTCATTACTTTTTCTCTCCCCCACTGATGTGGGTTAGCCAACGTTTTGTTCTGAAAATAATTCGTGTTGCACTGTGTCTCTTAATTCACAGACTAGTGGTGCTTGACGAAAATGCTGAAAAAGATCCAAGGTAAATTAACTCTTAATCAAGTTTCGCTTTAATTAATTTACCAAACCATTGTTTTTCTTTATCGGCACGAACAGTGGTGCTGATATTAATCTgactgaaattgaaatgttagtttgtgtttggatggttcattAGGAGCATCATATAATGTTAGTATGTgttactttttaaattttgtttgcaatcttttcatttgattattaaCCATTAACCTTTTTTTGCAGGTGCCTTCTACTCTTGTAATTTGGAGCTTGAAGCTGTTGAAATGTTAATGATTTATGTATATAATTGTAGGGCACAACCGTATACTCTTGTGTACTTGTTCAGTAATATGACTCAATTAACTACTTAATCAGCAGAGATTGAGGATTaataaagttttgatttttgattgACGCAGTATTTTGTGCGCGTAGACGAGAATCCCAAATTTTGTACATatacttttcttgtttcttaatcCCTAATTTTGTGCATGTACAAGAAGTTTACTCATGCTCCAAGCAACAGATCGATATAGACCTTCCCATTGGGttaacaaaaccgtgagggcgtggtcggggctcaaagcggacaatatcgtgctacggtggagttgagccAGGGATGTGGttaggcccctaagggggtggattgtaagatcccatatCGCCCAGGGGTGAGAATcctgtaagtcttatatgtatattctcatctctacctaacacaaggccttttgagagctcattagcttcgggttccatcggaacttcgaagttaagcgggTTCACGTGAGAGTATTCCCaacgaagttaagcgagtttgcgcgagagcattcccaggatgggtgacccactgggaagttctgcttgcgtgagttctcagaaacaaaactgtgaggacgtggtcgggacccaaagtggacaatattgtGTTACGGCGAAGTCAagttcgggatgtggtgggTGTCCGGATTGGGATGTGACATTCTCAATCCTCGGAAGAAGTGAATAACGGTGGCTTGCCACCTGTTGttctcttttaaaaaaaataaattacaccTAAGAATAATTTGTTTGATTGCTAATATGAATAGTTACATTGTGGCCTAATGCTCTCATCGCGAAGAGTTTGCGTCCCAAAGTCCTTTTTGGGCCCAGCAGTAAGCATGCAACCTCCTCCCTTTTAAAGAACAGTAAGCATGCAGCCTCCTCTCTTTAAAGAAGGTTTAGGGCTTACGGTtttaggatttagggtttatGCACCCTCTTTGAACTATTTTACTTTCACATTCTCACAACGCTTTTTGTGATAAATATCCTCTCCATTGTGAAAGCAACCAAAAAAAATGTCAACAGCATTTCACAGTTCACATGATCATTCATGTTAGCTCCCCCATATCATAAGCTCAAACAACTCCACCAATCCATGGTTGCCGCCAGGACGAATATAATCAGTGACCCCTCCCTTGATCTGTACTTTGGCGTCCAACCAGACAGCCTGGCCCCCGATAAGTACAAAAAACTCGATCAGCTACTACCACTGGCATGGTCCCACAATCCCCTCACCACCCTCAAGCTCATTTGTAACCTACGAGACGATTCCAACGCTCGTGGAAAATCTGATGAAAAAGCGTTTTACAGGGCGGCGCTATGGCTCCGCAAGAACCACCCCCGGGCTCTGAAACGCAATGTCGCCTCTATTGCCCGCGGCGAGTATACCAAGTCGGTCGGAACTGTGGATGACCTCGCCCAGATTCTCTACTGCATTACAAGGACCTTGAGAGGTACGAGCGTGACTTGGATTATCGCTTCTTACAATACCGGGTTACGGATCTCTTCGCAGACTATTTAAAAGTCCAATATTCAAAACTTGAAGAAGCAGGAGCCTGTTCGTTACTACGATTGTTTACCTCCTAATATGGGCTCCTCCGTGGACGGCACCACTCGACTGTGCGAAAGCATTGCAAAGACGGTTTTTCCGCGAGAATCGTACCCAGACTACCAAGGCCTCGAGGAGGCCCGTTACTCGTCCGTCGTCCGAGATCGTCTCAGGAAGGAGGTCTTGGTTCCCTTGAATAAGTACTTAGCGTATGAAGAACCTCCGCATCACCAGCCAAAGGGCTGTGATAATAAAAAGCATTTGGAGGAGGTGAATGCAAACCCGAAGAATATTGAGGCCGCTACTTTGCTTCCACATGAGATTGTAGAATATGCAAATGATGGGGAGGTCGGGAAAGCGGCTGAGCTTCAGTGGAAGACAATGGTGGAAGATATCTACTCAAAGCACGGCAAGTTCAAAAACTGCGTGGTTGTTTGCGACGTCTCGCCTTTCGTGGCCAAGCTCTACAGTGGTGTGTTTCGTGGCCTTGGCAGTGTTGGTGTCTCAACTGAGTGAAGAGCCATGGAATGGAAAGGCAATGATCTTAAGTCAAAGTGTGAGTTTGTGAGGAGGATGGATTGCGGCCGGGAAGTTGATTTTCACAAGGTGTTTGATTTATTTCTCCAAGTGGCGGTAAATGAAAATTTGAGGCCAGATCAGATGATCAAGAAGGTGTTTGTGTTGACCGACTACAAATGTTTTGATCGGGCTTGGGCTAGTACTTCTAGTTTTGGGAGTCTGATTACGAGGCTATACAAAACAAGTACAAGGAGAAAGGGTACGGTGATGCAGTGCCACAGATTGTGTTTTGGGAGCTCGAAGCATGGGTGGCCACCACGATTAGTCTTTGTAAAGGACTACCCTATTGTGATTAATTAGCTTTGACCATCTACAACTAGAATAATAAAACCGTTGTCTGTTCTctatcttcttttctttttgctcTCTCTATCATTTTGTTGAATGTATTTACTTAGTTAAAATAACTATATATTTAGATTCATATATATTGGATATATCCtaagataattttattttggacaATTGATAAGATAATCTACACGAAATTCATCTAAATTACGAGAATGGGGATTCGAACTAAGGACATATGTTGCATAGACGAATGCTCTCAACCAACTGATCAGTTCATCCATCTTAAGATAATTGGATGTACAAGTCACTTGCATATATCCTAAGAAATATTGACTCACTCAGCTgctatttgaaaaattgttacACCAAGTCAAAAGGATATCCTCCAAAATCCAAATCCCTCCACTTCCACCTTTGGCTCCTAAGAATCCTCACAAACCCCTATTTTCCTCAGTAACAAACTTCATCGATCACTCTTTTTAAGTCGATTTGGTGCTCTAACTTGCTCATACACATTACTATTTTATTCTTCCAATTACGCAAGCTAGAGAACAATATTCCAAACTACACATACGTACTCGATGGACTCCTCCAAAgtatttctcttattttttcttatttctAGTATCCAAGTCTTTTTTGTAACTTGTACTCAGTTTGAAGTTGAAGACAAGAGCAATGGATGGGAGGTACCCAAATCAAAAACTGACCAAGATATGTACAACAAATGGGCCTCCAAGAAAAGGTTCAAGGTTGATGACACTATCTGTGAGTACTTTCCCAAAAGAATTTTATTGTCTTAGCAATTTTATTGTGTCGTAGCTACAGACATTAGTTGCACAAGATGAAGTAGGTTTTCGGCCTCTCAGTAGTGGCTAGCTAACCGGTTCGTAAAAGGCATATATCCCTACGTAATTAATAATTGTGCAACTAATATCAATGattattctcaattttttttttttgtgtgcagTGTCTTATATACCGTTGTATTGTGTAATATAtattttgggttgtaattttcTTGTGGATCACTCTTATATATCCAGACTTCAGTTACAAGAAAAACACGGACTCAGTGTTGGTAGTGACCAAGGAAGATTACAAAAATTGCAATTCGGATCAACCGATTTACTTCTCAAACGATGGTTACAGCGTGGTGATACTGGACCGACCCGGTTTGTTCTATTTCATCAGTGGGGTTGCTGGACGTTGTGAGAAAGGCCAGAAGATGATCATCAAAGTCATGGAACCAGTTGCTGTAGGTGCACCTAACCAATCTCCAAAAGACCACAGTGCAACTGACTCACCACCACAGCAGAACGCCTCCAAAAACCATAAGGCCAATGGTGCATTTGCAGTCTCTGCTGCCGTCTCTTCCACATCTATTATCTTATGCATCATAATATCACTCCTTGGGCTCTTTTTCTTCTAAACTAACGCAATTATAAATTCTTATGCATTTGCAGTCTCTGctgccgacattcacctctcccagaccctgcgtaaagcgggagccttgtgcactgggtacgaccttattAATCTTCAAATCTTGTTGAAATCTGATACCAAAATTGTGTGGTAGCTAGCTAAGTCCTAGGGGAACTGGATCCTCTCATGAGCTCATGATGGGGATCCTCATAAGTAGCTCATCCGGGCAGTTCAAACTTGATCCAACAActgcaattattataacttttagagagaTCTCATGTTTggagccgtttgatcaaatttcaacggcccgAATGAGTTGCTCAAGAGGATCCCCATCttgagctcaggagaggatccagttCCAGTCCTAGGGAGGCCCATATTTTGTTATTGCCAAATCAAAGACGTATGCTAGTCCATCACTTTTCATTCACATGATACAACGGGATCAAACTTCTACAAGAGCATAACCTTACATGAATTGTGCTAAGGAAATATGTTGTTTGCCCATTTCTTAACGattcttgttttatttcttttacttttcAGAATGTATTGtataaaaaagaacaaaagcaaaaaagaaaaaactcttGAGTATGTTTGAGTAATATTTGAAAGGTTTAATTTCAAACGAGATCAATTTaaaattgattttggtttttgttattatttttatgtGCATTTTTTCCATCTATTATCCCGGCACCCTTTCTTTGTTCTCATTTGTTGattctttgttaattttgttttatttcaatttacaatgaaaattaaaaatgaaatagttatcaaagatgcaaaatattatgaaaaataattataaacttTTGCATCTTTTGATAGCATAGCCTGCTTCAAACGCTACCTCTAAGGCAATACATAACATATATACCCGCATAAAGATTCAACATTATGCAAGAATATATGGTCAAAAGATAAGAgagaataataataattgaagCATGATTCTAAAATGTTCGAGAGGCAGAACATGCAGAGCCTCTCATTTGGCAAATCAAAATCTCCCATCACCATAGCCTCCAGTCCAAAAGGGGAAAACTCAAATAttccaaaaaataattcaattcTCCAAATATGGCAGgtcctagtttttttttttttttttcttattcgcAAATACAGTTTGTTAACACAGAAAAAATGCAGGATTCCAAAGGCTTGTCAAAATTTTTAGGGTTACTATCATCCTAGGGCCAGAAAGAGACCTAATTGGAGCTTAGATAATGGGGTGTCGACACGTGTATATGGAGACTAttgttttttgggtaaatttgcTGAATTGGGCACCGCCCCATATGTGGGTGTCGACCTTTAATTGGTTCTCTGATAAAGACGAGGGGGATAAGGATTGTGTGCTGAGGGATGCTTTGAATTCTCCTTTCCTCTCCATGCTTCTTGGCAAGTTGCAAAAATGACATTTTATCCCTAACGTGAGGGATGCTTTGAAATCACCTTCCTCTCCATGCTTCTTGGCAAGTTGCAAAAATGACACATTATCCCTAACGCGAAGGCTAATCCCACACATTCACATTTTCTCTCTATTTACTGAGATGTAAAAAAGATAATCTTCGTAATCATACACATGGCAAGGCAAGTGAT is drawn from Malus domestica chromosome 14, GDT2T_hap1 and contains these coding sequences:
- the LOC103431355 gene encoding geranylgeranyl transferase type-2 subunit beta 1-like isoform X1 — protein: MFWMLTSVEKAVNYSVTCKNHVGGFGCTPGGKSHAGQIFCCVGALAIMGSLHRIDKTFLGGGYVSSKLILETFLTKQKLNLAALMAVQKKFMISGTHGGFFLVWSSLTEFIGLDIENGGISDRPDDTVDVYHTYFAVAGFSLLQYPGVKAIDPAYALPVDVVNRITLGK
- the LOC103431355 gene encoding geranylgeranyl transferase type-2 subunit beta 1-like isoform X2, with product MFFCCVGALAIMGSLHRIDKTFLGGGYVSSKLILETFLTKQKLNLAALMAVQKKFMISGTHGGFFLVWSSLTEFIGLDIENGGISDRPDDTVDVYHTYFAVAGFSLLQYPGVKAIDPAYALPVDVVNRITLGK
- the LOC139191280 gene encoding uncharacterized protein, which translates into the protein MVAARTNIISDPSLDLYFGVQPDSLAPDKYKKLDQLLPLAWSHNPLTTLKLICNLRDDSNARGKSDEKAFYRAALWLRKNHPRALKRNVASIARGEYTKSVGTVDDLAQILYCITRTLRGTSKQEPVRYYDCLPPNMGSSVDGTTRLCESIAKTVFPRESYPDYQGLEEARYSSVVRDRLRKEVLVPLNKYLAYEEPPHHQPKGCDNKKHLEEVNANPKNIEAATLLPHEIVEYANDGEVGKAAELQWKTMVEDIYSKHGKFKNCVVVCDVSPFVAKLYSGVFRGLGSVGVSTE
- the LOC114820953 gene encoding early nodulin-like protein 6 produces the protein MEWKGNDLKSKCEFVRRMDCGREVDFHKVFDLFLQVAVNENLRPDQMIKKFEVEDKSNGWEVPKSKTDQDMYNKWASKKRFKVDDTIYFSYKKNTDSVLVVTKEDYKNCNSDQPIYFSNDGYSVVILDRPGLFYFISGVAGRCEKGQKMIIKVMEPVAVGAPNQSPKDHSATDSPPQQNASKNHKANVSAADIHLSQTLRKAGALCTGYDLINLQILLKSDTKIVW